The following proteins are encoded in a genomic region of Desulfomicrobium escambiense DSM 10707:
- a CDS encoding bifunctional 3,4-dihydroxy-2-butanone-4-phosphate synthase/GTP cyclohydrolase II has protein sequence MHRCTAEEAINEIKAGKMIILVDDEDRENEGDLTIAAEKVTPEAINFMAKYGRGLICLALDPSLVDKLQLPLMARRNTSKFGTNFTVSIEAKQGVTTGISAHDRALTIQTAVADETTPDDLATPGHIFPLRAKPGGVLVRAGQTEGSVDLARLAGLKGAAVICEIMNDDGTMSRMPDLKKFAEEHDMKIATIADLIAYRSRKDSLVRRVAEARMPTCYGEFTIVAYENDIDSHTHIALVKGEINEETPVLVRVHSECLTGDVFGSMRCDCGSQLQRAMQMVNDEGAGVILYMRQEGRGIGLGNKIKAYHLQDEGRDTVEANIELGFAPDLRDYGLGAQILVDLGVKRMRLMTNNPKKIIGLEGYGLKVEERVPIEIPACDDNKCYLHTKYAKLGHLLHLDAENK, from the coding sequence ATGCACAGATGCACGGCCGAAGAGGCCATCAATGAGATAAAGGCCGGGAAGATGATCATCCTGGTCGACGACGAGGACCGCGAAAACGAGGGCGACCTGACCATCGCCGCCGAAAAGGTCACTCCCGAGGCCATCAACTTCATGGCCAAGTACGGCCGCGGCCTCATCTGCCTGGCCCTGGACCCGTCCCTGGTCGACAAGCTGCAGCTACCGCTCATGGCGCGCCGCAACACCTCCAAGTTCGGCACCAACTTCACCGTGTCCATCGAGGCCAAGCAGGGCGTGACCACGGGCATCTCGGCCCATGACCGGGCCCTGACCATCCAGACTGCCGTGGCCGACGAGACCACTCCCGACGACCTGGCCACCCCCGGCCACATCTTCCCCCTGCGCGCCAAGCCCGGCGGGGTCCTGGTGCGCGCCGGACAGACCGAGGGCTCCGTGGACCTGGCCCGCCTGGCCGGCCTCAAGGGCGCGGCCGTCATCTGCGAGATCATGAACGACGACGGCACCATGTCGCGCATGCCCGACCTGAAGAAGTTCGCGGAAGAGCACGACATGAAGATCGCGACCATCGCCGACCTCATCGCCTACCGCTCCCGCAAGGACTCCCTGGTCCGCCGCGTGGCCGAGGCGCGCATGCCCACCTGCTACGGCGAGTTCACCATCGTGGCCTACGAGAACGACATCGACAGCCACACCCACATCGCTCTCGTCAAGGGCGAGATCAACGAGGAGACCCCGGTGCTCGTGCGCGTGCACAGCGAATGCCTGACGGGCGACGTCTTCGGGTCCATGCGCTGCGACTGCGGCAGCCAGCTCCAGCGGGCCATGCAGATGGTCAACGACGAGGGCGCGGGCGTCATCCTGTACATGCGCCAGGAAGGCCGGGGCATCGGCCTGGGGAACAAGATCAAGGCCTACCACCTGCAGGACGAGGGCCGCGACACCGTCGAGGCCAACATCGAACTGGGCTTCGCCCCGGACCTGCGCGACTACGGCCTGGGCGCCCAGATCCTGGTGGACCTCGGCGTGAAGCGCATGCGCCTCATGACCAACAACCCCAAGAAGATCATCGGCCTCGAAGGCTACGGCCTGAAGGTCGAGGAACGGGTGCCCATCGAAATCCCGGCCTGCGACGACAACAAGTGTTACCTGCACACCAAGTACGCCAAGCTCGGCCACCTGCTGCACCTCGACGCCGAGAACAAATAA
- the lptE gene encoding LPS assembly lipoprotein LptE — protein MSWSGRVVLLLLGVALLLPACGYQLTANAPIDLPKDSTRLFLAKVTNPTTETWLEPMLRSSLRDELTSRGNVTWVDRDEAEATVNVDVRSYSTSDAVKGRDDVTFKSRVTIQMEVSFFSTKTSALIWTSGPVVASESYRGTGGKKDATQGAIDLAVRMVADRLSQKF, from the coding sequence ATGTCGTGGTCCGGTAGGGTCGTCCTGCTGCTTCTGGGCGTCGCCCTGCTGCTGCCCGCCTGCGGGTACCAGCTCACGGCCAACGCGCCCATCGACCTGCCCAAGGACAGCACGCGCCTCTTCCTGGCCAAGGTCACCAACCCGACCACGGAAACCTGGCTCGAACCCATGCTTCGAAGCAGCCTGCGGGACGAGCTGACCAGCCGGGGCAACGTGACCTGGGTCGACCGGGACGAGGCCGAGGCCACGGTCAACGTCGACGTGCGCTCGTACAGCACCTCCGACGCGGTCAAAGGGCGCGACGACGTGACCTTCAAGTCCAGGGTCACCATCCAGATGGAGGTCAGCTTCTTCAGCACGAAGACCAGCGCCCTCATCTGGACGTCGGGCCCGGTGGTGGCCTCGGAATCCTATCGCGGCACAGGCGGCAAGAAGGACGCCACCCAGGGCGCCATCGACCTGGCCGTGCGCATGGTGGCCGACAGGCTGAGCCAGAAGTTCTGA
- the leuS gene encoding leucine--tRNA ligase encodes MRHYDFKDIEEKWQKAWEDQACFRTSETHDGRKYYVLEMFPYPSGRIHMGHVRNYSIGDVVARYKRMQGFDVFHPMGWDAFGLPAENAAIKNNTHPAKWTYENIAYMRSQLKRLGYSYDWEREIATCHPKYYRFEQEFFLKFLEKGLAYRKKAPVNWCPSCHTVLANEQVEEGLCWRCDSEVQQKELSQWFLRITDYAEELLQALDTLTDGWPERVLTMQRNWIGKSVGAEISFKVKDLDEDITVFTTRPDTLFGATFMSLAPEHPLVERLIPGTGQEAEVRSFVERISKMDRIVRTAEDLEKEGVFTGRYCVNPVTGREMPVYVANFVLMGYGTGAVMAVPAHDQRDFEFATKYDLPMQIVIMPREGTLELSSMTEAYTEPGVMANSGKFDGMDSEAAKQAIIDHLADGGLGKPTVNYRLRDWNISRQRYWGAPIPVIYCDACGIVPVPVQDLPVELPLDVKVNPDGRSPLPGCESFVNVTCPKCGQAARRETDTMDTFVESSWYFARYLSARNEDAAFDPRDVEYWMPVDQYIGGIEHAILHLLYSRFFVKALRDEGYLNHDEPFKNLLTQGMVLLGGSKMSKSKGNVVDPDEMIVKYGADTVRLFCLFAAPPEKDLEWNDKGIEGSSRFLSRLWRLVDELEEVLSPVGPCAAANGALTEAEAELRRKEHDTVRRVERDIENKFQFNTAIAAMMELVNTLYATKDEVRGSANGPKLLSSAISSLLVALSPIAPHICEELWARLGYTRTLALEPWPAHDPEALKTSEVTVVVQVNGKLRGQISVAAEASSEDIQAQALNDQNVVRHIEGKNIVKVIVIPGKLVNVVVR; translated from the coding sequence ATGAGGCACTACGATTTCAAGGACATCGAGGAAAAATGGCAGAAGGCCTGGGAGGACCAGGCCTGTTTCCGGACCAGCGAGACCCACGACGGCAGGAAGTACTACGTCCTGGAGATGTTCCCCTACCCTTCGGGGCGCATCCACATGGGGCACGTGCGCAACTACTCCATCGGCGACGTGGTGGCCCGATACAAGCGCATGCAGGGCTTCGACGTGTTCCACCCCATGGGCTGGGACGCCTTCGGCCTGCCAGCCGAGAACGCGGCCATCAAGAACAACACGCACCCGGCCAAGTGGACCTACGAGAACATCGCCTACATGCGCTCCCAGTTGAAGCGCCTGGGCTATTCGTACGACTGGGAACGTGAAATCGCCACCTGCCACCCGAAGTACTACCGCTTCGAGCAGGAGTTCTTCCTCAAGTTTCTGGAAAAGGGCCTGGCCTACCGCAAGAAGGCCCCGGTCAACTGGTGCCCGAGCTGCCACACGGTCCTGGCCAACGAGCAGGTCGAGGAAGGCCTGTGCTGGCGCTGCGACTCCGAGGTGCAGCAGAAGGAGCTGTCCCAGTGGTTCCTGCGCATCACCGACTACGCCGAAGAGCTCCTCCAGGCCCTGGACACCCTGACCGACGGCTGGCCCGAGCGCGTCCTTACCATGCAGCGCAACTGGATCGGCAAGAGCGTCGGCGCCGAGATTTCCTTCAAGGTCAAGGATCTGGACGAAGACATCACCGTCTTCACCACCCGCCCCGACACCCTTTTCGGCGCGACCTTCATGAGCCTGGCCCCCGAGCATCCGCTGGTCGAGCGGCTCATTCCCGGCACGGGGCAGGAGGCCGAGGTGCGCAGCTTCGTCGAGCGCATCTCCAAGATGGACCGAATCGTGCGCACGGCCGAAGACCTGGAAAAGGAAGGCGTGTTCACGGGCCGCTACTGCGTGAACCCCGTCACGGGCCGCGAGATGCCCGTCTACGTGGCCAACTTCGTGCTCATGGGCTACGGGACCGGCGCGGTCATGGCCGTCCCGGCCCACGACCAGCGCGATTTCGAATTCGCCACCAAGTACGACCTGCCCATGCAGATCGTCATCATGCCCCGCGAGGGGACCCTGGAGCTTTCGTCCATGACGGAGGCCTACACCGAGCCCGGCGTCATGGCCAACTCCGGAAAGTTCGACGGCATGGACAGCGAGGCCGCCAAGCAGGCCATCATCGACCATCTGGCGGATGGCGGCCTGGGCAAGCCCACGGTCAACTACCGCTTGCGCGACTGGAACATCTCCCGTCAGCGCTACTGGGGAGCGCCCATCCCGGTCATCTACTGCGACGCCTGCGGCATCGTGCCCGTGCCCGTGCAGGATCTGCCCGTGGAACTGCCCCTGGACGTCAAGGTCAACCCGGACGGGCGCTCGCCGCTGCCCGGTTGCGAGAGCTTCGTCAACGTGACCTGCCCCAAGTGCGGACAGGCCGCGCGGCGCGAGACCGACACCATGGACACCTTCGTCGAGTCGTCGTGGTATTTCGCCCGCTACCTCTCGGCCCGCAACGAGGACGCGGCCTTCGACCCGCGCGACGTGGAATACTGGATGCCCGTGGACCAGTACATCGGCGGCATCGAGCACGCCATCCTGCACCTTCTCTACTCACGCTTCTTCGTCAAGGCCCTGCGCGACGAGGGCTACCTGAACCACGACGAGCCCTTCAAGAACCTGCTGACCCAGGGCATGGTGCTCCTGGGCGGCTCCAAGATGTCCAAGTCCAAGGGCAACGTGGTGGACCCCGACGAGATGATCGTCAAGTACGGCGCCGACACCGTGCGCCTGTTCTGCCTCTTCGCCGCGCCGCCCGAGAAGGACCTGGAGTGGAACGACAAGGGCATCGAGGGTTCGAGCCGCTTCCTGAGCCGCCTGTGGCGCCTGGTGGACGAACTCGAAGAAGTTCTCTCGCCCGTTGGCCCCTGCGCGGCAGCAAACGGCGCCCTGACCGAGGCCGAGGCCGAACTGCGCCGCAAGGAGCACGACACCGTGCGCCGCGTGGAGCGCGACATCGAGAACAAGTTCCAGTTCAACACGGCCATCGCGGCCATGATGGAACTGGTCAACACCCTGTACGCGACCAAGGACGAGGTGAGGGGCAGCGCAAACGGCCCGAAACTTCTGTCCTCGGCCATCTCCTCCCTGCTGGTGGCCCTCTCGCCCATCGCCCCGCACATCTGCGAGGAACTGTGGGCGCGCCTGGGCTACACCCGGACCCTGGCCCTGGAGCCCTGGCCGGCCCACGACCCCGAGGCCTTGAAGACGAGCGAGGTGACCGTGGTCGTGCAGGTCAACGGCAAGCTGCGCGGGCAGATCAGCGTGGCCGCCGAAGCCTCCTCCGAGGACATCCAGGCCCAGGCCTTGAACGATCAAAACGTGGTTCGTCACATCGAGGGAAAGAACATTGTCAAAGTCATCGTCATCCCCGGAAAGCTGGTCAATGTCGTGGTCCGGTAG
- a CDS encoding riboflavin synthase, whose protein sequence is MFTGIIQGLGRVAAVDGGGSETRFTLRPDFALTDYALGESIAVNGVCLTVETFGQGWFTAYASAETLSVTNLGALRVSAAVNLERALAMGDRLGGHIVSGHVDCLAEVLSVRQAGQSRIYRLGFPEACASQVIPKGSVALDGISLTVNDCGRDYLEVNIIPATQRETTISGWAPGRRVNMETDVIGKYVQRMLAPWNESPARPQPSKITPDFLKEHGF, encoded by the coding sequence ATGTTCACAGGCATCATTCAAGGCCTGGGCCGGGTGGCGGCCGTGGACGGCGGCGGGAGCGAGACGCGCTTCACCCTGCGCCCCGACTTCGCCCTGACCGACTACGCCCTGGGCGAGTCCATCGCCGTGAACGGCGTCTGCCTGACGGTGGAAACCTTCGGTCAGGGCTGGTTCACGGCCTACGCCTCGGCCGAGACCCTGTCCGTGACCAACCTCGGGGCCCTGCGCGTGTCCGCTGCGGTCAACCTGGAGCGCGCCCTGGCCATGGGCGACCGTCTGGGCGGCCACATCGTCTCGGGGCACGTGGACTGCCTGGCCGAGGTCCTGTCCGTCCGCCAGGCCGGGCAGTCGCGCATCTACCGCCTGGGCTTCCCCGAAGCCTGCGCCTCCCAGGTCATCCCCAAGGGCTCCGTGGCCCTGGACGGGATCAGCCTGACAGTCAACGATTGCGGTCGGGATTATTTGGAAGTAAACATCATCCCGGCCACGCAGCGGGAGACGACCATCTCCGGTTGGGCTCCGGGACGGCGGGTCAACATGGAGACCGACGTCATCGGCAAGTATGTCCAGCGCATGCTCGCCCCCTGGAACGAGAGCCCGGCCCGGCCCCAACCTTCGAAAATCACCCCGGACTTCCTGAAAGAGCACGGATTCTGA
- the ribH gene encoding 6,7-dimethyl-8-ribityllumazine synthase has translation MLHIKTIEGQLQAQDLKITIIASRFNDFIVDRLIGGAVDYLVRHGAAREDLTIIRVPGAFEMPLVAQKVARSGKADAIVCVGAVIRGATPHFDFVCNEATKGIAHVSMETGVPIGFGLLTTDTLEQSIERAGSKGGNKGVEAAAAALETLRVLQQL, from the coding sequence ATGCTGCACATCAAGACCATCGAGGGCCAGCTGCAGGCCCAGGACCTCAAGATCACGATCATCGCCAGCCGCTTCAACGACTTCATCGTGGACCGCCTCATCGGCGGCGCCGTCGACTACCTGGTCCGCCACGGCGCGGCCCGCGAAGACCTGACCATCATCCGCGTGCCTGGCGCCTTCGAGATGCCGCTGGTGGCCCAGAAGGTGGCCAGAAGCGGCAAGGCCGACGCCATCGTCTGCGTGGGCGCGGTCATCCGCGGCGCGACCCCGCACTTCGACTTCGTCTGCAACGAGGCCACCAAGGGCATCGCCCACGTGTCCATGGAGACGGGCGTGCCCATCGGCTTCGGCCTGCTGACCACGGACACCCTGGAGCAGTCCATCGAGCGCGCCGGCAGCAAGGGCGGCAACAAGGGCGTCGAGGCCGCGGCCGCGGCCCTGGAAACCCTGCGCGTGCTGCAGCAGCTCTAG
- the radC gene encoding RadC family protein, translating to MVREAPAHYHGHRRRLRERLAADPRALSDYELLELLLTHALPRRDTKPIAKDMITRFGSLAGALQADPDRLAEVPGLGEAAASLWRTLRECSARAACSPLAAKEKFSSPDQVRDMVCSRLGHLTKEEFWVILVDNQNRLIRFERVFRGTVDQTAAYPREILELALRHHASGLILVHNHPGGDPNPSRQDRTLTETVGRLAGDLGLRLLDHIIVTGRSCSSFRALGLI from the coding sequence GTGGTGAGGGAAGCGCCGGCCCACTACCACGGCCACCGCCGGCGCCTGCGCGAACGCCTGGCCGCAGACCCGCGGGCCCTGTCCGACTACGAACTCCTCGAACTCCTCCTGACCCACGCCCTGCCCCGCAGGGACACAAAGCCCATCGCCAAGGACATGATCACGCGCTTCGGCTCCCTGGCCGGCGCCCTGCAGGCCGACCCGGACCGCCTGGCCGAGGTGCCCGGCCTGGGCGAGGCTGCGGCCTCCCTCTGGCGCACCCTGCGCGAATGCTCCGCCCGTGCGGCCTGCAGCCCTCTGGCCGCCAAGGAGAAGTTCTCCTCGCCCGACCAGGTCCGCGACATGGTCTGCTCGCGCCTGGGGCATCTGACCAAGGAGGAGTTCTGGGTCATCCTCGTGGACAACCAGAACCGCCTCATCCGCTTTGAACGCGTCTTCCGGGGCACGGTGGACCAGACCGCGGCCTACCCGCGCGAAATCCTCGAACTTGCCCTGCGCCACCATGCCAGCGGCCTCATTCTGGTCCACAACCACCCAGGCGGCGACCCGAACCCGTCCCGCCAGGACCGCACCCTGACCGAAACCGTCGGCCGCCTGGCCGGGGACCTGGGCCTGCGCCTGCTGGACCACATCATCGTCACCGGCCGCAGCTGTTCCAGCTTCCGCGCCCTCGGCCTGATCTGA
- a CDS encoding DNA polymerase III subunit delta, giving the protein MDRQGFSFLVCADPELIRDRVDELLEGRGFATRVFWGDEDLTDRYWQTLTVPSMMGPPNAVILRRAQEQPDEFWGRIEPLLAMARPSVWPIFCLEAEWDKGKPKTAKAVTKGKYWAAAQKRGWIWEHPGLSRSNIGQELDRFAARHGLTFAPGVKKTLAESLPLATIALRNELEKILLLAGGAKTIQPEHLTVLGSEDPFDLFSFLRSLQSPQGRRQAWDRLMNDPAMASGDMVFPVSSLMLREARMLWQLLHGEEAKVQLYPSLKAEKANLAKRLGPVRISRFWDLVLKADTDIKTGRLRPAQVMENLVKDAARLW; this is encoded by the coding sequence ATGGACAGACAAGGGTTCTCCTTCCTCGTCTGCGCGGACCCGGAACTGATCCGGGACCGGGTGGACGAGCTCCTCGAAGGCCGGGGCTTCGCCACCCGGGTCTTCTGGGGGGACGAGGACCTGACCGACCGCTACTGGCAGACCCTGACGGTGCCCTCCATGATGGGGCCGCCCAACGCCGTGATCCTGCGCCGCGCCCAGGAGCAGCCCGACGAGTTCTGGGGCCGGATCGAACCCCTGCTGGCCATGGCCAGGCCCTCGGTCTGGCCCATCTTCTGCCTCGAAGCCGAGTGGGACAAGGGCAAGCCCAAAACGGCCAAGGCCGTGACCAAGGGCAAGTACTGGGCCGCGGCCCAGAAGCGCGGCTGGATCTGGGAGCACCCCGGCCTGAGCCGCTCGAACATCGGCCAGGAACTGGACCGCTTCGCGGCCCGGCACGGCCTGACTTTCGCGCCGGGCGTGAAAAAGACCCTGGCCGAGTCCCTGCCCCTGGCGACCATCGCCCTGCGCAACGAACTGGAGAAAATCCTTCTCCTGGCCGGCGGCGCAAAGACCATCCAGCCCGAACACCTGACGGTCCTCGGCTCCGAGGACCCATTCGACCTCTTCTCCTTCCTGCGCTCCCTGCAGAGCCCGCAGGGCCGGCGCCAGGCCTGGGACCGTCTCATGAACGACCCGGCCATGGCCAGCGGCGACATGGTCTTCCCCGTGTCCTCCCTCATGCTGCGCGAGGCGCGCATGCTCTGGCAGCTCCTGCACGGCGAGGAGGCCAAGGTCCAGCTCTACCCGAGCCTCAAGGCCGAAAAGGCGAACCTGGCCAAACGCCTCGGCCCCGTCCGCATCAGCCGTTTCTGGGACCTGGTCCTGAAAGCCGACACGGACATCAAGACCGGGCGGCTGAGGCCCGCCCAGGTCATGGAAAACCTCGTCAAGGACGCGGCCCGCCTGTGGTGA
- the nusB gene encoding transcription antitermination factor NusB, whose protein sequence is MTHNRRHQRRFAFQVIYSLNFATAMSKEQLVRSFENFWTEEEFDITREDSYAWTLVQGVFDNRAAIDEIITRHSQHWKLNRIAKVELTILRLSLFEMLFCPDIPFKVAMNEAIELAKDFGDDNSKTFVNGVLDAAAKDAERDSE, encoded by the coding sequence GTGACGCACAACAGACGGCATCAACGCCGCTTCGCCTTTCAGGTCATCTATTCGCTGAACTTCGCCACGGCCATGAGCAAGGAGCAGCTCGTCCGCTCCTTCGAGAACTTCTGGACCGAAGAGGAGTTCGACATCACCCGCGAGGACTCCTACGCCTGGACCCTGGTGCAGGGAGTCTTCGACAACCGCGCGGCCATCGATGAGATCATCACCAGGCATTCCCAGCACTGGAAGCTGAACCGCATCGCCAAGGTCGAGCTGACCATCCTGCGGCTCTCGCTCTTCGAGATGCTTTTCTGCCCCGACATACCCTTCAAGGTGGCCATGAACGAGGCCATCGAGCTGGCCAAGGACTTCGGGGACGACAACTCCAAGACCTTCGTCAACGGCGTCCTGGACGCCGCGGCCAAGGACGCCGAGCGGGACAGCGAATAA